TATGGATTCAAATCTTTTATTCTTAATAAGTTTAACGCTTTCGTTCAAGGCATCTATTACAGTATTGCCAGTAACAAGGATAGAAGCCTCATTTATATTTTCACGCAGAAGATTGATCTTAGATGAGTTTGTTGGAGCAAAATTATAATCAGAAATTCTGCCTGTAACGGATCTGTTAATTTCTTCGGGGAATGGAGAATATTTATTGTTTGTTCTTAATCCTGCTTCAATATGGCAGACTTTTGCTCCTGAATAAAAAGAGGAAATACTACTTGCAAGTGTTGTTGTTGTATCTCCGTGGACGAATACATAGTCAGGCTGAAACTCATCCAACACAGGTTTAAGATTAACAATTATTTTAGCGGTAAGACTATGTAAAGTTTGATTTGGTTCCATTATGTCCAGATCATAATCTGGTTTCAATTGGAAGAAATCCAAGACCTGATCAAGCATTTGCCTGTGTTGAGCTGTAACACAAATCTTGGTATTAAAAAAATCAGTATGTTTAAGAAATTCTCTAACTAATGGAGCCATTTTTATGGCTTCCGGACGAGTCCCAAAAATTATTAAAACCTTTTTCAATAGAAGTAGAATAAAATTATAAAATGATTAATCTAGTTGGAAATAATCATTATTTTAAAAATGATTATTTAAATCTTTTGCTGAATCTGTATGCCCAAAGAAGACCAAGTGTAAGATTAATAGTTTTCGCTACTTTCATTTTACTGTCGCTTAATTTAAAATCGTAGCGAAGTATCATTGGTACTTCATGAATAATAGGATTGAAGCGATTACTTTTTAATAGAATTTCTGCCATACAGCTAAATCCTTTTTCTTCTACCAGTCTTTCTTTATAATAATTTTGTAGTTTCCTTAAAAAATCTGCATCATAAGCTCTGAAACCACAGGTATAATCTTTCACTCCTTTCATGCCCACTACTGTTTTAAAAAGTAAACTTGCAACTTCGCTATATATTTCTCTAATTTTTGTTAGTCCCATGATCCGGGCTCCATTCTGATATCTAGAAGCTATTACAATTTCACTTCCTTCTTTTATCATGCCTGCCATTCTCTTTATTAAATGAGGATTGTGGCTATCATCAGCATCAAGAGTGACTACAATATCACCTTTTTGTGTAAATTTCAGTACTTCCTCAATACCTGTCCTGATTGCATTTGCAAGTCCTTGATTTGGGTAAACATCAACATAGTGCAAGTTCATTTTGGTAGAGTAATCTTTCAGAATTTGTGGAGTTTGATCTTTGCTACCATCATTGATAACGATTACTTTAGGATCTTTTGAGAATTCACCATTAAGCTCTTGAATTCTGTTTAATAAACTCGGTAAAGACTTCTCTTCATTATAAGCGGGAAGTACTATATATATTTGGCTCATTGATACTTAGCTTTTAAATAATTAATGGTGTTTTTGAAGCCTTAGAAACTGTGCAAATTAACGTTTTAATATAATAAATCATAATTTAATATATTTATATTTGTGTTTTTTTTATATTCCAAGCGAAGTATGATATTATATATATGGAGATATAAACAGGAATAAAAAACAAGTAAGGATAAGGAACCTGCACAAATGCATAAAAGAAAATTAAATTAAATTTAAGTGCTAAAACTGAAAAAAACTGAACATTTATATGACTTCTGTTCTTGATAAA
The nucleotide sequence above comes from Sporocytophaga myxococcoides. Encoded proteins:
- the wecB gene encoding non-hydrolyzing UDP-N-acetylglucosamine 2-epimerase; translation: MKKVLIIFGTRPEAIKMAPLVREFLKHTDFFNTKICVTAQHRQMLDQVLDFFQLKPDYDLDIMEPNQTLHSLTAKIIVNLKPVLDEFQPDYVFVHGDTTTTLASSISSFYSGAKVCHIEAGLRTNNKYSPFPEEINRSVTGRISDYNFAPTNSSKINLLRENINEASILVTGNTVIDALNESVKLIKNKRFESIEKLKCWLTFENDFILVTGHRRENHGEGFENICAALDQIASHGIKIVYPVHLNPNVQKPVYKYLKDNPNIYLIDPQAYEAFIWLMEKSKLIITDSGGIQEEAPSLGKPVLVMRDTTERPEAVDAGTVILVGTDKDKIVKEALDLWNNKERYESMSKLDNPYGDGKASERIVSFMRNIP
- a CDS encoding glycosyltransferase family 2 protein, which gives rise to MSQIYIVLPAYNEEKSLPSLLNRIQELNGEFSKDPKVIVINDGSKDQTPQILKDYSTKMNLHYVDVYPNQGLANAIRTGIEEVLKFTQKGDIVVTLDADDSHNPHLIKRMAGMIKEGSEIVIASRYQNGARIMGLTKIREIYSEVASLLFKTVVGMKGVKDYTCGFRAYDADFLRKLQNYYKERLVEEKGFSCMAEILLKSNRFNPIIHEVPMILRYDFKLSDSKMKVAKTINLTLGLLWAYRFSKRFK